The following nucleotide sequence is from Chromobacterium rhizoryzae.
GCTATATGCAGCCGTGGCGCTTCATCCGCATCGCGGACCGCGGCCTGCGCGAAAAAATAGGCGCGCTGGTGGACGCGGAGCGCTTGCGCACCGCGGATCAACTGGGAGAGCGCCAGGCGGAATTCCTTCGCCTGAAAGTGGAAGGCATCCGCGACTGCGGCGAGGTGCTGGTGGCCGCCCTGATGGACGGCCGCGAACGCCATGTGTTCGGCCGCCGCACCTTGCCGGAGATGGATCTGGCCTCGGTGGCCTGCGCCATCCAGAACCTGTGGCTGGCGGCGCGCGCCGAAGGCCTGGGCATGGGCTGGGTGTCCCTGTTCGACCCCGTCGCGCTCTCCGCGCTGCTGGGCATGCCGGAAGGCGCCAAGCCCATCGCCGTGCTCTGCCTCGGCCATGTCGCCGAGTTCTACGCCCAACCGATGCTGGAGCAGGAAAAGTGGGCCAGCCGCCAGCCGCTGGAGCAACTGGTGTTCGAAGACCGCTGGCGCGACCATTGAGCTGCCGGCCGGCGCCATGCTAGCCTGAGACGATGGAACACGCTCTGTACGACTTTCTCGATCAGCACCAGATCCGCCATCAGCGCTTCGACCACCCGCCGGTCTACACCTGCGAAGAAGCCGCGCGCCTGACGCCGGGCCTGCCCGGCGCGGAATGCAAAAACCTGTTTCTGTGCGACGCCAAGGGCCGCCAGCACGTGTTGCTGGCGGTGCCGGCCGACGCCGGCGTCGACATCAAGGCCCTGGGCGAGCAACTGGAGCTCAAAGGCCTGCGCTTCGCCTCGCCGGAGCGCCTGCAGCGCTATCTGGGCCTGACCCCGGGCGCGGTGACGCTATTGGCCGCCTTCAACGACCGCGACCGCCAGGTCGCCAT
It contains:
- the bluB gene encoding 5,6-dimethylbenzimidazole synthase, with amino-acid sequence MHRYPDQDIAAIYRVIEQRRDMRHFLPDPVDPALLRRLLEAAHHAPSVGYMQPWRFIRIADRGLREKIGALVDAERLRTADQLGERQAEFLRLKVEGIRDCGEVLVAALMDGRERHVFGRRTLPEMDLASVACAIQNLWLAARAEGLGMGWVSLFDPVALSALLGMPEGAKPIAVLCLGHVAEFYAQPMLEQEKWASRQPLEQLVFEDRWRDH
- a CDS encoding prolyl-tRNA synthetase associated domain-containing protein codes for the protein MEHALYDFLDQHQIRHQRFDHPPVYTCEEAARLTPGLPGAECKNLFLCDAKGRQHVLLAVPADAGVDIKALGEQLELKGLRFASPERLQRYLGLTPGAVTLLAAFNDRDRQVAIVVDQDLSHRDAILCHPLVNTSTLALPMAELMRFLDLTGHAPRIVEVPRRQKQASRP